A segment of the Hallerella succinigenes genome:
TCAGGTATTCCCAATCCATGCGCAGGGCGTTGCCTTCTACGATGGCCGCATGGCTTTTTAGCGGCAAGAATTCAAGGTTGCGGTTCAGTATTCTGGAAGTTTCCTCCATCATCTGGCATTCGGCAATCCATAGCGCAGTCTTTGCCACCGTCACGGCAAAGTCGTTTATCTCGATGCCGTAAAACTGGTCGATGTTCACCTGCGGCTTGAATTCGTCGCCGAACACATCCAGTGCGGATTCCTTGCCCAGCCTCAACTTGATACACTCGTTTTCCAACTTGCGAAGACTGGCGTAGGTCTCCGTAAGGAAGTTGCCCGAACCGCAAGCGGGATCAAGGAACTTAAGCGACCCTATTTTTTTCTGGAACGATTCCAGTTTTTCATTGCGGGATTTTACATTTTTCGTCTCGCAAATACACGAAAATTCGCCTTTCAGTTCGTCCAGGAACAGCGGGTCGATGACCTTGTGGATGTTCTCGATGCTTGTGTAATGCATTCCTCCTTGACGGCGGGTTTCGGGGTTCAAGGTACTTTCAAATACCGCACCGAAAATCGTCGGGGATATTTCGCTCCAGTCGAAGGGAGCGCAGTGGTTCACGATGACATCCACGATTTCTTCGTTGAAATTCGGAATCTCAATGTCCTCGTGGGCGAAAAGCCCGCCGTTCACGTAGGGAAAAGGCGAAAGCTTGGTGTCGTACTTGTCACGATCTTCGGTCTTGGTGTCGAGAGCTTTGAACAGGTCGATGAGCCCGCGACGGACATTCTCAATCTTGAAACTTTGTATGTATTCCTCAAATGCAGTCTTTGTATCGAACAGCCCCGCATCTTCTGCATATAAACAGAACACAATCCGGACGCAAAGAATGTTGAGCGAACGCAGGCTCTTTTCGTCGGGAGCGATGTACTGCTTGTAAAGGGCATCGTAGAGTTTGCCAACAAGTTCCCCCGCCTTCAAGGAAATTTCTTCTTCGCGTCGGATTCGGTCGCTCCTGCTATCCACGAGGAAATGCAGCCTGTAAATTTCCTTGGGCAGGTCCTTCAAGAAGACCTGTTCCGGCTCGCCGCCGGGCTTTTCCATATCGTAAATCAGGAATTCGTCAAAATTGCAGGTAATTACCCAGCGAGGGTGCTGCGAAAGCGGGAGACCCGATATGTACTTGCGTGCCTGCTGGAAAGGGGTGAGCAGGGAGCCGTCGGACTGCCTGATGGGAGCGCGAAGGTCCTTGCCCACGCTCTTTTGCTCAACCATCACCTTCGTGGACGGAATGTAGACGTCGATGAAGTTGGTGATAGTCTTGTCGGCAAACCGTTCCTTTATCTGGTTCTCAAATTGGACAAAGCTAACGAAGTCCTGGATGCCGAAAACGCTCACCAACAGGTCGAGCCAAAATTTTTGACATTCGCCCTTCTCGTAGCCCTTGCCGGACCATTTCTTGACAAACTTGTTGGCCGCTGCCCGCTGTTCGGTTGTCTTCATCGACATCTCCAATTCAATTTTTTTTCAAATATACAATCTTGAAATGGCAGAAATTGTCAAATCCATGGATTCGAAAAAAAAGACGGATTTAAAATCATGTTTACGATTCATTCAGGAATTCCATGAACTTGTCGTAAGGACTTTTTTGCAAGGGCAGAGCCTGTTCCAAGGTTTCGCCTTTTATTTTGCTGACAATGAATTCCTTGAGGCGCGTATAACGAAGCTGCATGCGGTTGTTGCGAATCGCTTCGTCAAAGGCTCCGTTTCCGGAAAGAATCCAGACGTGTCCCTTGGCGCGGGTAATTCCCGTGTACAGCAAGTTCCGCTGCAACATGCGAAAGTGCGAAGAATCCAGTACGAGAATGACGGCGGGGTATTCGCTACCCTGACTCTTGTGAATGGTACAGGCGTAGGCGAGCGAAAGCTCGTCCAGCTCATCGCCTTCATAGCCGACCAGATGGCCTTCAAAGTCGACGGTCATTTTTTGATCGTTCTTCACAAGGGCGATGATTTTTCCCACGTCGCCGTTGAAAACGTTCTTTTCGTAATTGTTCCGGAGTTGCATCACGCGGTCGCCACTGCGCCAGGTAATGCCTTGCGATTTAAATTCCTTGGGCGAATCGTTCAAAAGCTTTTGCAGAAAAGCGTTCAGTTCGATTGTACCGAGAGGCCCCTTGTGCATCGGCACGAGCACTTGCAAATCTTTGACCGGGCCTTTTAAGGTCTGCGGAATGCGTTCCGTGACAAGCTCTGCCAAAATGTCCAGGGCTTCTTCCGGTTCTTCAAAAGGAATGTAGTGGAAGTTGTTTCCTTCGACAGGGGAAGGTTTGCGCCCTTGATTGATGAGCGTCGCCTTTTCGGCAATGTCGTTACCGCCCGCTTGGCGGAAAATGCGTTCCAGTCGAATGCAGGGAATCTCAGGGATCGAAAGCAGGTCGCGCAAAACGTTTCCCGGTCCAATGCTTGGCAGCTGATCCTTGTCGCCGATGAGCACGAGGTGCGTGCGTTCGGGGAGAGCCTTCATAAGGCCCGCGCAGAGCCAGGTATCGACCATCGAAAATTCGTCGACGATCATGATGCCCGTTTCGATGGGGAAGTTCTCGTCGCGGGTAAAGCGGCGCGTTTCCGGATTGATTTCGAGCAGACGGTGCAAAGTCTTGGCGTCGTGGCCGGTGACTTCTTGCATGCGGCGTGCGGCGCGGCCCGTGGGGGCGGCGAGGGTGACGTCCACTTCTTCGGATTCGGCGAGGGCGAGGATTCCCTTTAAGAGGGTCGTTTTACCGGTACCCGGGCCGCCCGTGATAATAAAGATTTTGCTTTGGAAGGCGCGTACAATGCCCGCCTTTTGAACGGGATCGTAGGTAAAGCCTTGCGCCGCTTCAAAGGCGGAGAGGAACGCTTCGAGCTCCTTCGAATTTCCGAAATCTTTCGATTCGCCTTCTTGAATCCGGGAACTGATAAAGTTCGAAACAAAAGCTTCGGAACGGGCGAGGCTTGGGATCGAAACCTTTTCGCCATCGTCCAAAAGCTTCTGTACTTTTAAAAGTTGCTCTAAGGCGTACAGCAGATCATCGTAAGCTTCCTGGCTGTTCAGTTGCAGACGCAGTTCGTTCGCCGCGTTTGACAGGAGCGTTTCCTTGGGAAGGAACGTGTGCCCTTCGCCGGAAGAGGCTTTGAGCATCGCATAGCAAATGCCCGCTTCCAAGCGTTCCTCGCTCCATTCGGGGATGCCTACCTTGCGGGCGATTTCGTCTGCCTTTAAAAATCCAATGCCCCAGACTTCTTCGCAAAGAATATAAGGGTTCTGGGTGATGATCGAAACGGTATTTTGGCCGTACTGCCGCCATAGGCGCAACGCCACGCTCCCCGTGATGCCGTGACCGTACAAAAAGAGCATCGTTTCGCGGCTTTCTCGCATCTGCTTCCAGTTTTGCAAGAGCTGCGTGACCTTTTTGCCGGAAAATCCTTTGATCTTCTTTTTGGCGAGTGCGTCACCGTCGCCGTCGAGTATGTTCACCAGGTCATCGCCGAAGGTGTCCACCAGGCGCTTTGCCGTGGCTTCGCCGATGCCCTTAAAAAGTCCGCCCGAAAGATAGGCGACAAGGCCTTCTCCGGTTTTTGGAAAGATGACTTCGCTTTGGGAACAGAAAAACTGGCGTCCGTACTTCGGGTGCACCTTCCATTCGCCCTGCATGCGCAGATTTTCGCCAATGGAAAGTTCCGGAAAGGTCCCTGTCACAGCGACCGGGCGCGCTTCGCCTGCCACAATGAACTTGAGCACCGAAAAGCCGTTTTCGATGTTGTGGTAGGTGACGGTCTTGAGCGTGCCTTCGATCTGATCCATGAGTTAAAGATGCTAAAATTTCCCTTTAAAACCAAAAGGAATGCCTTTATAGCATTCCTTTTAGCAATTTCCGTATGTCTTCGGAAAGAGATCAGCTAAAAACTAGCGGATTTTCTTCTTCTGACGGTCACGACGACGACGCTTCTTACGCTTGTGAGTCGCAATCTTCTTACGCTTTCTTTTCTTTCCGCAAGGCATGTGCTTATCTCCAAAAAGGGTGAAACTTCAGTTTGAACGCCCCCAAAGAGAGAAAATTTTACCCTGTTTGTCAAGGGCGAACCTTTTTCTCAAGTGGACAGAATGGCGATTTTCGTCAAAAAAGCAAAAAATTAACGTAAAAAATCTTTAAGCTTTCTAGCTTGGATGCGAAATCCCGAGTTTTTTTCGCAATTTGTAAATCATCAGATAAGCAATCGGCGTTGCGCAGATCGCTTCGACGCCAAGTTTAAACGCGTACTGGATTCCGATCATCGAAAGCAGGTCGATAAACGGGGCGGTTCCCGCAAAGGCGAGAATCACAAAGAGGCCCGTGTCGAGCATGTGGCCGATGACCGAGCTTCCGATGGTGCGCGCCCAAAGGTGTTTTCCGCCGGTCTTTTCACGGATCTTGATGAGCGACCAGGAGTTCGAAAGTTCGCCGATGAGGAACGAAATCAGCGAGGCGATTACAATGCGCGGCACGTATCCGAAGATTTGCGCATAGGCGTTTGCCGTTTCTGCCGTATAATCCGGATAGGGCAGGTAAACGCCCACGGTCGTCGCAAGGACCATGAGAATGTTGCAGAAAAAGCTCAAAACGATCACGCGCTTGGCAGCCTTGAATCCCCAGATTTCCGTGAGGACGTCGCCTAGCATGTACGCAAAGGGGAACGTAATCGTTCCGGCGTCAAAGATCGTAATGCCGAAGATCGAGATGAGCTTGACAGCCATCAGGTTTGCGGTCAGGTATAAAGTAATGAGGCTTCCCGAAATCAGAAGCAGGGCGGTGTGGCTTGCTTCTTCACGGTTTTTAACAAGGTTTTCCGTAACTTGGTTCATAGTGCCTCAAAAATAGTTAAATTCGCCTGTAATGAAAGCCTATATCATCCGCAGACTTCTTTTAATGATTCCCACGATTTTGGGAATTACGATCGTCTGTTTTGCCCTGGTGCAGCTGATTCCTGGCGGCCCGGTAGAAGAGATGATTGCAAAGGTCCAGTCCGCGGCGGCCGCCCACGGCGGCGTGAGCGCATCCAAGTCGATTTCCCCGGAACAGATTGCGCAGATCCAGAGCTATTTCGGCTTTGACAAGCCGGCGTGGCAGCGTTATCTGGATTGGCTGTGGAATGTGATCCATTTGGATCTTGGAACGTCTTATACGTATGGGCTTCCGGTTTGGGACGTGATTTCTTCGCGCTTTCCGATTTCGCTCGCTTTCGGTTTGACATCCTTTTTGCTGAGCTATCTCGTGTGCATTCCGCTTGGCCTTGCGAAGGCGGTGAAGAACCGTTCGCTCTTTGACAAGGTTTCGTCCGCGCTGATTTTTTCGGGCTACGTGATGCCGGGTTATGCGCTCGGTATTTTGCTCATCATCTTTCTTTCGGGGGGATCTTTCCTCGATATTTTTCCGCTCGGCGGAATCGTTTCGGAAGATTTTGAAGACCTGACTTTTACAGGAAAGATCGGCGACGTGTTGATGCACTGGACGCTCCCGATGGTCTGTTACATGATCAGCGAATTTGCGTTCCTCACCTTTTTGATGAAGAACAGCGTTTTGGAAGAACTCGGACGCGATTATATGCGGACCGCCATGGCAAAGGGCCTTTCCTTTAGACAGGCACTTGTGCGCCATGCGCTGCGCAATGCGCTGATTCCCATTGTGACGCGCCTTTCGGAAGTCTTTACGCTTTTGTTTGCCGGCGCCCTTTTGATCGAAAAGGTTTTTGACATCGACGGCATGGGCCTTTTGTATTACAATTCCATGGTGAACCGCGATTACAACGTGGTGATGGGAGTGATTTTACTTTCGAGCGTGCTCACGATGTTTGGACGTTTGTTCAGCGATATTCTGTACACCTTTGTCGATCCGCGGATTAGGTTCAACTGATGCGATTCCTTTCTCCTGAAATGCAGAAAAAGCTGCGCCAGTTCAAGCGGAACAAGATCGCGTTCGGTTCGCTTTGCGCCTTGCTTGTGATGTATGCGTTTTCGCTTCTTTCGCCGTGGCTCGTAAACGATGAACCTTTGATTTTGCGCTACGAAGGCAAAACCTATTTCCCGGCGTTTGTGACTTACGCGGAAACGGAATTCGGCGGAACCTATGAAACGGAACCGGATTATCCTGTGCTGATGGCAGATGCGAAAGAAGACGGTAAAAACGTCTGGGCGCTGATGCCGCTCATTGTGCAGGATCCTTTGAAAGCGGATCTTTCGGCGGATGGAACGCCTCCTTTTGCGCCGAGTTCAAAACATTTGCTCGGAACGGATGCGCACGGTCGTGATGTGCTTTCGAGGCTTATTCACGGCTTTCGCATTTGCATGAGCTTTAGCTTGCTTTTGACGCTGCTCGGTACTTTTCTTGGAATTGTGATTGGCGGTATCCAAGGTTACCTAGGTGGAAAGTGGGATATTTTAATGCAACGCGGAATTGAAATCTGGTCTTCGCTCCCGTTCCTTTACGTGGTGATTTTGATCGGGTCGATTTACGGCAGAAGCTTTGTCCTGTTGATTGCGATCATGGCGATTTTCAACTGGATCTCTTTGAGCTATTATATGCGCGCGGAATACCTGAAACTCCGTTCGCAACAGTACGTGCGTGCGGCGAAAATGCTCGGCATGGGCCATGTGAGAATTTTCTTCAAGGAAATCCTCCCGAACGCATTCACTCCGGTGATTACGCTCTTTCCGTTTACGCTCATCGGCGGCATCGGAAGTTTGACATCTCTCGACTTCTTAGGCTTTGGCCTTGAACCGCCGACGCCCAGCTGGGGCGAACTTATGAGCGAAGGATTGAACAACCTTTACGCACCGTGGATTTCCATTTGCACGGTCGCCGCTCTTTTCATCACGTTACTGCTCACCACTTTTGTCGGGGAAGGCATTCGCGATGCGATGGACCCGAAATCCGGAGACCGCTATGAGTGATACTGCACCGGTGATTCTTTCGGCAAAGGATATTTCGGTTGCCTTCGGCAAAAAGCAGGTGACGTTTGACGTTTCGTTCGACATTCACGCGGGGGAATTCTTTGCGCTTGTCGGAGAATCGGGCAGCGGCAAAAGCGTGACCTCGATGAGCCTTCTCGGACTTTTGCCAAAACCTTCGGCAAAGGCGATTTCGGGCTCTGCGATGTTTGATGGAAAAGATCTTTTGAAGCTTCCGCTTCCCGAACTGCGCAAGGTCCGCGGCAAAAAGATTTCCATGATTTTCCAAGAACCGATGCAGGCGCTCGATCCGGTCAGGACAATTCAAAGTCAGCTTTTGGAAGCGATTCCGGAGGTTCCCAAAAAGGATGCCTTGGAAAAGATTTGCGAATTTTTGAAGTCCGCAGGCTTTGCGGATCCGGAACGCGTCATGCGCGGTTACCCTTGCGAAATGAGCGGCGGCATGCTTCAGCGCATTTGCATTGTGATGTCGCTTTTGCCTCATCCGGATTTGATTATTGCAGACGAACCGACGACCGCGTTGGACGTAACGGTTCAGGCGGCGGTGCTCGCCGTACTCAAGCGCATGGCGGTGGAATCTCACACGGCGGTGCTGCTCATTACGCACAATATGGGACTTGTGGCGCAGTACACGGAACGCGTTGCCGTGATGTATCAGGGTCGAATTGTGGAAACGGGAACGAGCCGCGACATTATTCTGCATCCGAAGGATGCTTATACCCAAAGACTCATCGCGGCGATTCCGCAGTAAAAGCGGAAACCGATCGAAGCGTCGAAAGCGAATCCTGTGCGGAGCGGCAGGTATTCCGTTTTGGAAGGCACCTTTCCGTCTTCGGTATTCCCTGTGAACGAAACGTCGACTTCATTACCGTTCTCATCGGTTTCGGTCAGTTCCTTTGACAAAATAAGAGGCGCTATCTGGTATGCGTTTGCATCAAAAAAGAAGCGCCGCTTCGGAGTTTCCACCTTGAACGATAAGCCTGCAATGACGCCGAAGGCGTTCAGAGAACCTTCATAAATTCTCTTTCTCACCTGGGTCAAAATGAGAGCGGTCTTCACATTTTCCTGTGCACCGTCCAGCTTTCCTTGAACGTAGAAGAAGTCTGCGGAAATTCCTGGGCGCAGGTGAAATTCACCCGGTGAAAATTCAAAAGTCCGCTTGATTTTTGCGTGGGAAAGGAATCCCGAAAGATCTCCGTACATGCGGTAGTTGACTTTGTAAAAGCTGAGCGAAAGTGTCTGCAATAGGGAATAGTCCAAGGCTCGCTGCGGGGCCAAAGTTTCAAAAAACCGTTCCGCGTGGCGGGGAATTTCTAACTGCAAAAAGAACGCTCCGGCCTGCAGATTCCACTTTGCATTTTCGTAAGCAAGGTTTGCGCCTTCCAAATTACCGCGTAGTTCTAAATATCCAAAACGTTTAACGTTATTCTCTTCGGAACGGAGCAAAAAAAACTCTGAATTCAAGTGCGCCCACAACGCCAAGAATCGAATGGTTCCGCTTGTACCGCGGTATTCATAATTCAAACGTCCGAGAATGCCTTCGCTCGAATCGCGGATTGCATCATGCACGTCTTCAAAAGGTGCACGG
Coding sequences within it:
- a CDS encoding ABC transporter ATP-binding protein — its product is MSDTAPVILSAKDISVAFGKKQVTFDVSFDIHAGEFFALVGESGSGKSVTSMSLLGLLPKPSAKAISGSAMFDGKDLLKLPLPELRKVRGKKISMIFQEPMQALDPVRTIQSQLLEAIPEVPKKDALEKICEFLKSAGFADPERVMRGYPCEMSGGMLQRICIVMSLLPHPDLIIADEPTTALDVTVQAAVLAVLKRMAVESHTAVLLITHNMGLVAQYTERVAVMYQGRIVETGTSRDIILHPKDAYTQRLIAAIPQ
- a CDS encoding queuosine precursor transporter, which encodes MNQVTENLVKNREEASHTALLLISGSLITLYLTANLMAVKLISIFGITIFDAGTITFPFAYMLGDVLTEIWGFKAAKRVIVLSFFCNILMVLATTVGVYLPYPDYTAETANAYAQIFGYVPRIVIASLISFLIGELSNSWSLIKIREKTGGKHLWARTIGSSVIGHMLDTGLFVILAFAGTAPFIDLLSMIGIQYAFKLGVEAICATPIAYLMIYKLRKKLGISHPS
- a CDS encoding ATP-dependent RecD-like DNA helicase codes for the protein MDQIEGTLKTVTYHNIENGFSVLKFIVAGEARPVAVTGTFPELSIGENLRMQGEWKVHPKYGRQFFCSQSEVIFPKTGEGLVAYLSGGLFKGIGEATAKRLVDTFGDDLVNILDGDGDALAKKKIKGFSGKKVTQLLQNWKQMRESRETMLFLYGHGITGSVALRLWRQYGQNTVSIITQNPYILCEEVWGIGFLKADEIARKVGIPEWSEERLEAGICYAMLKASSGEGHTFLPKETLLSNAANELRLQLNSQEAYDDLLYALEQLLKVQKLLDDGEKVSIPSLARSEAFVSNFISSRIQEGESKDFGNSKELEAFLSAFEAAQGFTYDPVQKAGIVRAFQSKIFIITGGPGTGKTTLLKGILALAESEEVDVTLAAPTGRAARRMQEVTGHDAKTLHRLLEINPETRRFTRDENFPIETGIMIVDEFSMVDTWLCAGLMKALPERTHLVLIGDKDQLPSIGPGNVLRDLLSIPEIPCIRLERIFRQAGGNDIAEKATLINQGRKPSPVEGNNFHYIPFEEPEEALDILAELVTERIPQTLKGPVKDLQVLVPMHKGPLGTIELNAFLQKLLNDSPKEFKSQGITWRSGDRVMQLRNNYEKNVFNGDVGKIIALVKNDQKMTVDFEGHLVGYEGDELDELSLAYACTIHKSQGSEYPAVILVLDSSHFRMLQRNLLYTGITRAKGHVWILSGNGAFDEAIRNNRMQLRYTRLKEFIVSKIKGETLEQALPLQKSPYDKFMEFLNES
- a CDS encoding ABC transporter permease subunit — translated: MKAYIIRRLLLMIPTILGITIVCFALVQLIPGGPVEEMIAKVQSAAAAHGGVSASKSISPEQIAQIQSYFGFDKPAWQRYLDWLWNVIHLDLGTSYTYGLPVWDVISSRFPISLAFGLTSFLLSYLVCIPLGLAKAVKNRSLFDKVSSALIFSGYVMPGYALGILLIIFLSGGSFLDIFPLGGIVSEDFEDLTFTGKIGDVLMHWTLPMVCYMISEFAFLTFLMKNSVLEELGRDYMRTAMAKGLSFRQALVRHALRNALIPIVTRLSEVFTLLFAGALLIEKVFDIDGMGLLYYNSMVNRDYNVVMGVILLSSVLTMFGRLFSDILYTFVDPRIRFN
- a CDS encoding ABC transporter permease subunit, producing the protein MRFLSPEMQKKLRQFKRNKIAFGSLCALLVMYAFSLLSPWLVNDEPLILRYEGKTYFPAFVTYAETEFGGTYETEPDYPVLMADAKEDGKNVWALMPLIVQDPLKADLSADGTPPFAPSSKHLLGTDAHGRDVLSRLIHGFRICMSFSLLLTLLGTFLGIVIGGIQGYLGGKWDILMQRGIEIWSSLPFLYVVILIGSIYGRSFVLLIAIMAIFNWISLSYYMRAEYLKLRSQQYVRAAKMLGMGHVRIFFKEILPNAFTPVITLFPFTLIGGIGSLTSLDFLGFGLEPPTPSWGELMSEGLNNLYAPWISICTVAALFITLLLTTFVGEGIRDAMDPKSGDRYE